The Bacteroidota bacterium genomic interval TTTTGGATATTGAAAAATGTCATTTGCAGGAAGAACCATCGAATGCGATTCGACTTGAAGTAAAAAAGTATGCGCTCGAAAATAAATTAGAATTCTTTGATATTCGAAAACAAACCGGTTTTCTCCGCAACCTTATAATAAGAAACACTTCTATAAGCGAATGGATGGTGATTGTTGTATTTTTTTATGAAGATAAAATCGCGAGAGAAAAATTATTGAAACATATTCAGAAAAAATTTCCAGAGATAATTTCTTTGCAATATGTAATTAATTCCAAAAAGAATGATTCCATTTTTGATTTGGAAGTAAAAACTTTTTCGGGGAAAGATTTCATTGAGGAAGAAATGGAAGGATTAAAATTTCGAATCAGCCCTAAATCTTTTTTTCAAACAAACTCTTCGCAGGCATACGAACTTTATAAGGTGACGAGAGAATTTGCAGAACTAAAAGGAAATGAAATAGTTTATGATTTATATACGGGAACAGGAACGATTGCAAACTTTGTTGCGCGCAATGCAAAAAAAATAATCGGTATTGAATATATTTCGGAAGCGATTGATGACGCGAAAATAAATTCTCAAATCAACAATATTTCTAACACAGAGTTTTTTTCAAGAGATATAAAAGATATTTTGAATGATGATTTTATTTCTGTTCACCGAAAACCCGATGTAATCATTACTGACCCTCCGCGTGCCGGAATGCACGAAGATGTAACAAAATTTTTTTTAGAAATAAATCCTGAAAAAATAGTTTATGTAAGTTGCAATCCTGCAACTCAGGCAAGAGATATTTCCATTCTTGCGGAAAAATATTCTGTTGCAAAAGTTCAACCTGTGGATATGTTTCCCCATACCGCGCACGTTGAAAGTGTAGCTCAGCTTAGAACAAAATAATTCCGACATTATTTTTTCGTTGAGAAAAGTTTTACAAAGCAAATTTATTATCAATTTTAAAATTATTTTTAGTGCCGTTTTTCATAGGAGAAAATCTCCTTTGAAAAATCTGAAAAAGTTTTGTAAGAAAAAAATGTTTTCCTTTGCAAATTATTTATGGGAAAAAATCTTGTAATTGTTGAGTCGCCAGCCAAAGCAAAAACAATCGGAAAGTTTTTGGGGGAAGAATATATTGTAAAATCCAGCGTAGGTCACATCCGCGATTTGCCTAAAAAAGAAATGGGAGTTGATGTGAAAAAAGGATTTGAACCCGCTTATGAAATTTCTTCTGAGAAAAGACAAGTTGTGAGTGAACTGAAAAAGCTTGCGAAAGATTCACAGATTGTTTGGCTCGCGACAGACGAAGACCGCGAAGGAGAAGCCATTGCCTGGCATTTGCACGAGGCACTTGGGCTCAGCGAAAAAAAAACCCGCAGAATAGTTTATCACGAAATCACGAAGACAGCGATACAAGAAGCTTTTGCAAATCCGCGCACGATTGATAAAAATTTGGTTGACGCGCAGCAGGCGCGAAGAATTCTCGACCGATTAGTTGGCTACGAACTTTCTCCTATTCTCTGGAAAAAAGTCCGCCCGTCACTTTCCGCAGGAAGAGTGCAATCGGTTTCTGTAAGATTATTGGTTGAGCGCGAGCGTGAAATAAACGAGTTTGAAGTTTCTACATATTATAAGGTAGCAGGAATTTTTTCTGTGACGGATGAAAACGGAAAAACAAC includes:
- the rlmD gene encoding 23S rRNA (uracil(1939)-C(5))-methyltransferase RlmD codes for the protein MFQSVEIFDISTEGKGIGRVNNIVCFIDFAVPGDVVDIEITKKKSNYREGKIIQYQKYSEKRVEPTCKHFGTCGGCKWQNLNYETQLFFKQKYVEDAMNRLAKIKTSILPIIPSKNIYNYRNKLEFTFSNKKWLTKDELNLKLSSDSTSDLLSHSALGFHIPKLFDKVLDIEKCHLQEEPSNAIRLEVKKYALENKLEFFDIRKQTGFLRNLIIRNTSISEWMVIVVFFYEDKIAREKLLKHIQKKFPEIISLQYVINSKKNDSIFDLEVKTFSGKDFIEEEMEGLKFRISPKSFFQTNSSQAYELYKVTREFAELKGNEIVYDLYTGTGTIANFVARNAKKIIGIEYISEAIDDAKINSQINNISNTEFFSRDIKDILNDDFISVHRKPDVIITDPPRAGMHEDVTKFFLEINPEKIVYVSCNPATQARDISILAEKYSVAKVQPVDMFPHTAHVESVAQLRTK